AACCGTTTCATTGATTTTCGGATTGTATTTCATCGTACATGAACCAAGTGGATAGAACCCTGAATCCACACCATGGTTACGTTTTGAAAGTGCTGTATAGTGACGCATAATATCTAATTCTGCAACTTCCGGCAGTTCAGCCGCTTCCTGACGTACTAACTCTTTCGGCAGAAGTTCTTCTAGATTAAAATCAGGAACATCCAATGGCTCTAAGTTATAGCCGACACGACCTGGTTTTGTAATTTCGAAAATGAGTGATTGGTTTTCGTTATGCATTGTAAGCCCCCATTTCTGCAACTAATTGCTCGATTTCTTCTTTTGTACGGATTTCCGTAACAGCAATGAGTGCATGATTTTCTAATTCCGGATAAACACGACCTAAGTCAAAGCCGCCGATAATGCCTTTTTCGATTAATGCTTTGTTTAGTTCTGTTACATTATGCTTTGTATTTACTACGATTTCGTTGAAGTGTGCGCCTTGGTAGATCACTTCAAAGCCAGCTGCTTCAAATGCATTTTTAGCAAAGCGTGTCTTTACGATATTTTGTTTCGCCATCTCCTGCATCCCTTGTTTTCCAAGAGCTGTCATTGCAACTGAAGAAGCAAGGGCCAGCAATGCCTGGTTTGAACAAATATTAGATGTCGCTTTATCACGACGGATATGCTGCTCACGTGCCTGTAATGTTAATACATAACCACGACGTCCATCCTGGTCTACTGTTTCCCCAACAAGGCGGCCAGGTACTTTACGCATTAATTTATTCGTTACCGCGAAATAACCACAGTGTGGACCACCGAATGCTTCTGCAATTCCGAATACTTGTGCATCCCCAACTGTAATATCTGCGCCTAATTTTCCTGGTGGTGTTAAAACGCCAAGAGCTAACGGGTTAGCAGATACGATAAACAATCCTTTTGCATCATGTGTAATATCAGCAAGCGGCTGCAGATTTTCTACTTGACCAAAGAAGTTCGGATATTGAACGATCACGCCGGCTGTTTGATCATCAATAAGGCCTTTAAGAGCTTCGATATCTGTCACACCGTCTTTTGTCGGAATTGTCACGACTTCTATTGATTGTCCTGTCGCATACATTTTTACAACATCTTGATATTCCGGATGAACAGCTCCTGAAACAAGTAATTTACCGCGACGTGTATGTCCTGCAGCAAGCATACCTGCTTCTGCCAATGCCGTACCGCCATCATACATAGAAGAGTTTGCAATATCCATGCCTGTCAGTTCTGCGATCATCGTCTGGAACTCAAAAATTGCTTGAAGTTCACCTTGAGAAATTTCCGGCTGGTATGGTGTGTATGCTGTATAGAACTCCGAACGTGAAATCACGTGATCAACAATTACCGGTTTATAGTGATTGTAGACACCTGCACCTAAAAACGAAACATTGCTCGCTGTATCTTTATTTTTTGCTGCAAGTTGTGCAAGTTCCTTCATTAAAGCGGCTTCTGACTTCGCAGGCTTTATATTGTAGCTTCCTTGGAAGCGAACTTTCTCAGGAATATCCTCGAAAAGCTCATCAATTGTCGCAACCCCGATACGGTCTAACATTTCTTGTTTATCTTGTTCCGTCATTGGTAAATAACGATGTTTCATTGTTAACCCTCTTTTCAAAAGTTTTATCCCGCAATCACGGGTAGTTATTTATCTTCCTCGAAAGGCAGGAGATTGGTTCAACTATCAATCAAGGGGGAGAATCCCCGCGGATTGAAGTTCTCCTTTATTTTGCACGCTTGTAAAATGGCGTTTCCACTACAACAGCTTTTGCTCTATTTTTTCGGACTTCAATTTCAAGTTCAGTTCCAACTTCTGTGAATTTTGCGTCAATTAAAGCTAAACCGATATTGCGCTTTGTCATTGGTGACTGGGTTCCTGTAGTTACAAAGCCGATCTCTTCGCCATCCTTAAATACTTTATAGCCGTGACGAGGAATACCTTTATCAATCATTTCGATACCTACAGATTTAC
This genomic window from Solibacillus sp. FSL R5-0449 contains:
- the gcvPA gene encoding aminomethyl-transferring glycine dehydrogenase subunit GcvPA, which encodes MKHRYLPMTEQDKQEMLDRIGVATIDELFEDIPEKVRFQGSYNIKPAKSEAALMKELAQLAAKNKDTASNVSFLGAGVYNHYKPVIVDHVISRSEFYTAYTPYQPEISQGELQAIFEFQTMIAELTGMDIANSSMYDGGTALAEAGMLAAGHTRRGKLLVSGAVHPEYQDVVKMYATGQSIEVVTIPTKDGVTDIEALKGLIDDQTAGVIVQYPNFFGQVENLQPLADITHDAKGLFIVSANPLALGVLTPPGKLGADITVGDAQVFGIAEAFGGPHCGYFAVTNKLMRKVPGRLVGETVDQDGRRGYVLTLQAREQHIRRDKATSNICSNQALLALASSVAMTALGKQGMQEMAKQNIVKTRFAKNAFEAAGFEVIYQGAHFNEIVVNTKHNVTELNKALIEKGIIGGFDLGRVYPELENHALIAVTEIRTKEEIEQLVAEMGAYNA